From the genome of Geobacter sp. SVR, one region includes:
- the gatB gene encoding Asp-tRNA(Asn)/Glu-tRNA(Gln) amidotransferase subunit GatB, which produces MKFQPVIGLEVHVQLKTDSKIFCGCSTAFGSAPNSQTCPVCLGLPGALPVLNEKVVEFAIKAGLSTNCTIAPRNIFARKNYFYPDLPKGYQISQFEEPICQRGWLDIQVEGQEPKRIGITRIHMEEDAGKLVHGEIPGLEEGSGVDLNRACTPLLEVVSEPDLRSADEAVSYLKQLHQIVTWLGICDGNMEEGSFRCDANVSVMPVGSSTFGTRAEIKNVNSFRFVKQAIEYEIQRQIDLIEDGGRVVQETRLFDPTSGKTRSMRGKEEAHDYRYFPDPDLVPLVIDDAWVDRVRSELPELPDRMRQRFLSDYALPPYDVEVLTANRALASFFESSVELHGNPKAVSNWVMGEITRGLNDSGIPIEQCPITPRLLAELLKLIDNGTISGKIAKTVFDEMWQSGKEPQVIVEEKGLVQVSDSGAIEAIIDEILNREAGQVAEYRSGKDKLFGFFVGQIMKASKGKANPAVVNELLLKKLKG; this is translated from the coding sequence ATGAAATTTCAACCTGTCATCGGCCTCGAAGTCCATGTCCAGCTCAAGACCGATTCTAAAATATTCTGCGGATGCTCCACCGCTTTCGGTTCTGCCCCCAACTCCCAGACCTGCCCGGTCTGCCTTGGATTGCCGGGCGCGCTGCCGGTACTGAACGAAAAGGTGGTGGAATTCGCCATCAAGGCCGGCCTCTCCACCAACTGCACGATAGCTCCCCGCAACATCTTTGCCCGCAAGAACTATTTCTATCCCGATCTGCCCAAGGGATATCAGATCAGTCAGTTCGAGGAGCCTATCTGTCAGCGCGGCTGGCTCGATATTCAGGTCGAGGGACAGGAGCCCAAGCGGATCGGCATCACCCGCATCCACATGGAGGAGGACGCTGGCAAGCTGGTGCACGGCGAAATCCCGGGCCTAGAGGAAGGCTCCGGCGTGGATCTCAACCGGGCCTGCACACCGCTCCTGGAGGTGGTGTCCGAACCCGACCTGCGTTCGGCCGACGAGGCAGTCTCCTACCTGAAGCAGCTCCACCAGATCGTCACCTGGCTCGGCATCTGCGACGGCAACATGGAGGAGGGGAGCTTCCGCTGCGATGCCAATGTCTCGGTCATGCCGGTCGGGTCGTCCACCTTTGGCACGCGTGCTGAAATAAAGAACGTCAACTCCTTCCGTTTCGTGAAACAGGCCATCGAGTACGAAATCCAGCGCCAGATCGATCTGATCGAGGACGGTGGCAGGGTGGTCCAGGAAACGCGGCTGTTCGATCCGACCAGCGGCAAGACCCGCTCCATGCGCGGCAAGGAAGAGGCACACGACTACCGCTACTTCCCCGATCCCGACCTGGTGCCGCTGGTGATCGATGATGCCTGGGTGGACCGGGTTCGCTCCGAACTGCCGGAACTGCCGGACCGGATGCGGCAGCGCTTCCTCAGCGACTACGCTCTCCCGCCTTACGATGTCGAGGTGCTGACCGCCAATCGTGCCTTGGCCAGCTTCTTTGAGTCGTCCGTCGAACTGCACGGCAATCCCAAAGCGGTTTCAAACTGGGTCATGGGTGAGATCACCCGCGGCTTGAACGATTCCGGTATTCCGATCGAGCAGTGCCCGATTACGCCCCGCCTGCTGGCGGAACTGCTCAAACTGATCGACAACGGCACCATCTCCGGCAAGATCGCCAAGACGGTTTTCGACGAAATGTGGCAAAGCGGCAAAGAGCCACAGGTAATCGTCGAGGAAAAGGGGCTGGTTCAGGTTTCCGACAGCGGTGCCATCGAAGCGATCATCGACGAGATTCTCAACCGTGAAGCGGGGCAGGTAGCAGAGTACCGCAGCGGCAAGGACAAGCTGTTCGGCTTTTTCGTGGGACAGATAATGAAAGCCAGCAAAGGCAAGGCAAATCCCGCGGTGGTCAATGAACTGCTGCTGAAAAAGCTGAAGGGTTAG